One genomic window of Cytophagia bacterium CHB2 includes the following:
- a CDS encoding YjbQ family protein: MQQSFHTITLATSGKGLYDFTSEVARWLTDINAQSGLLTVFVQHTSASLLIQENADPEVQRDLERFFKRLVPDGDPLFRHQSEGPDDMPAHVRTALTATSLSIPIQNDRLTLGTWQGIYLYEHRAAPHRRKVVLHFIGE, encoded by the coding sequence ATGCAACAATCCTTTCATACAATAACGCTTGCCACTTCCGGCAAAGGCTTATACGACTTCACTAGCGAGGTGGCACGCTGGCTCACCGACATCAACGCGCAGAGTGGCTTGCTCACGGTGTTTGTGCAGCATACTTCGGCTTCGTTGTTGATTCAAGAGAATGCCGATCCTGAAGTGCAGCGCGACCTTGAACGCTTTTTCAAGCGTCTCGTGCCGGATGGCGATCCGCTGTTTCGCCATCAATCCGAGGGGCCCGATGATATGCCCGCGCATGTTCGCACTGCATTGACGGCAACCAGCCTGAGCATTCCCATACAAAACGACAGACTCACGCTCGGCACCTGGCAGGGAATTTATTTGTATGAGCATCGTGCTGCGCCGCACCGGCGGAAAGTGGTGTTGCATTTTATTGGTGAGTAA
- a CDS encoding type II toxin-antitoxin system HicB family antitoxin yields the protein MHKDFNVVIERDREGFYVASVPALKGCHTQARSLDELMERIREAIALCLEVRW from the coding sequence ATGCACAAAGATTTCAATGTCGTTATCGAACGAGACCGTGAGGGCTTCTATGTTGCTTCCGTGCCGGCGTTAAAAGGCTGTCACACGCAGGCACGCTCCCTCGATGAATTGATGGAACGCATCCGGGAAGCCATCGCGCTATGCCTTGAAGTGCGATGGTGA